From the genome of Amycolatopsis sp. NBC_01488, one region includes:
- a CDS encoding cation:proton antiporter yields the protein MDHTALSLIELGAVFFVLGALGRLAGKIGLSPIPLYLLGGLCFGSGGLIPLTDIGGFTHLAGEIGVVLLLLLLGLEYSAAELFTGLRRSWTAGLLDIVLNAAPGAAVALLLGWGPVGAMVLAGVTYISSSGIVAKVLGDLGRLGNRETPVVLSILVFEDLVMALYLPILTAVLGGVSFLGGLEAVGISLLVITVVLVIALKFGRYVSAAVDSPDREVFLLKVLGAALLVAGLASAMQVSAAVGAFLLGIAISGSTAENATHLLEPLRDLFAAVFFVVFGLNTNPASIPPVLGWAIVLAVVTTLTKVGTGWWAARRQGIGKMGRARAGAALVARGEFSIVIAGLAVTAGAVDGELAALATAYVLLMAILGPTAARVVEPIARALHRKTATQTAAAEAS from the coding sequence ATGGACCACACCGCGCTGTCCCTGATCGAACTGGGGGCGGTCTTCTTCGTGCTGGGCGCGCTCGGACGCCTGGCCGGGAAGATCGGCCTCTCCCCCATCCCGCTCTACCTGCTCGGCGGCCTCTGCTTCGGCTCCGGCGGGCTGATCCCGCTGACCGACATCGGCGGCTTCACCCACCTCGCCGGCGAAATCGGCGTCGTGCTGCTGCTCCTGCTGCTCGGCCTGGAGTACTCCGCGGCCGAGCTGTTCACCGGGCTGCGCCGCTCGTGGACGGCGGGCCTGCTCGACATCGTCCTCAACGCCGCCCCCGGCGCGGCCGTCGCGCTGCTGCTGGGCTGGGGCCCGGTCGGCGCGATGGTGCTGGCGGGCGTCACGTACATCTCGTCGTCCGGCATCGTCGCGAAGGTCCTCGGCGACCTCGGCCGGCTCGGCAACCGCGAGACGCCGGTGGTGCTGTCGATCCTCGTGTTCGAGGACCTGGTGATGGCGCTCTACCTGCCGATCCTCACGGCGGTGCTGGGCGGCGTCTCGTTCCTCGGCGGCCTGGAGGCCGTCGGGATCTCGCTGCTGGTGATCACCGTGGTCCTGGTGATCGCCCTGAAGTTCGGCCGGTACGTCTCGGCCGCCGTCGACAGCCCGGACCGCGAAGTGTTCCTGCTCAAGGTCCTCGGCGCGGCGCTGCTGGTGGCCGGGCTGGCCTCGGCGATGCAGGTGTCGGCCGCGGTCGGCGCGTTCCTGCTCGGCATCGCGATCTCGGGCTCGACGGCGGAGAACGCGACGCACCTGCTCGAACCGCTGCGGGACCTGTTCGCGGCGGTGTTCTTCGTGGTGTTCGGGCTCAACACGAACCCGGCGTCGATCCCGCCGGTGCTCGGCTGGGCGATCGTGCTCGCGGTGGTGACGACGCTGACGAAGGTCGGCACCGGCTGGTGGGCGGCGCGGCGGCAGGGCATCGGGAAGATGGGCCGGGCCCGCGCCGGAGCGGCGTTGGTGGCCCGGGGCGAGTTCTCGATCGTCATCGCGGGCCTGGCGGTGACGGCGGGCGCGGTGGACGGCGAACTGGCCGCGTTGGCGACGGCGTACGTGCTGCTGATGGCGATCCTCGGCCCGACGGCGGCGCGGGTGGTGGAGCCGATCGCCCGCGCGCTGCACCGGAAGACGGCCACCCAGACCGCGGCGGCCGAAGCGAGCTAG
- a CDS encoding cation:proton antiporter regulatory subunit, with protein MNVEVTPLPGIGVRKDFATRTGRRIGVVTQRDGHIELIVSKSDDPDACAASIPLTADEAGALANLLGAPQLVAQLTEEHRDLPGISTRQLPVKPSGPFDGRTLGDTAMRTRTGVSVVAVARAGQVHPSPTPDFTLTGGDLLVAVGTGEGLEAAVKILKYG; from the coding sequence GTGAACGTCGAAGTAACGCCCCTGCCCGGCATCGGGGTCCGCAAGGACTTCGCCACCCGTACCGGCCGCCGCATCGGCGTCGTCACCCAGCGGGACGGCCACATCGAGCTGATCGTCTCCAAATCGGACGATCCCGACGCCTGCGCCGCCTCGATCCCGCTGACCGCGGACGAGGCGGGCGCATTGGCCAACCTGCTCGGCGCGCCGCAGCTGGTCGCGCAGCTCACGGAGGAGCACCGGGACCTGCCGGGAATCAGCACGCGGCAGCTGCCGGTCAAGCCGTCCGGGCCGTTCGACGGCCGCACGCTCGGCGACACGGCGATGCGCACCCGCACCGGCGTTTCGGTGGTCGCGGTGGCGCGGGCCGGCCAGGTGCACCCGTCGCCGACCCCGGACTTCACGCTGACCGGCGGCGACCTGCTGGTTGCGGTCGGCACGGGCGAAGGCCTCGAAGCCGCCGTCAAGATCCTCAAGTACGGCTGA
- a CDS encoding DUF4267 domain-containing protein, translated as MVVTGYVLVAIVALGIIYIGLNYLFAPAKIAAGFGFKEVPENAETFLNVKGGRDIGAGLIPLALMIYGDPHALGWVILVAAGWPVFDMLIVLRHQGKKAIAFGVHGLTAVVMIVAGLLLLLG; from the coding sequence ATGGTCGTCACCGGCTACGTCCTCGTCGCGATCGTCGCGCTCGGGATCATCTACATCGGCCTCAACTACCTCTTCGCGCCGGCGAAGATCGCCGCGGGCTTCGGCTTCAAGGAAGTCCCCGAAAACGCCGAGACCTTCCTCAACGTCAAAGGCGGCCGCGACATCGGGGCCGGCCTGATCCCGCTGGCCCTGATGATCTACGGCGACCCGCACGCGCTGGGCTGGGTCATCCTCGTCGCGGCCGGCTGGCCCGTCTTCGACATGCTGATCGTCCTGCGCCACCAGGGAAAGAAGGCCATTGCCTTCGGCGTCCACGGCCTGACCGCCGTCGTGATGATCGTCGCGGGCCTGCTCCTGCTACTCGGCTGA
- a CDS encoding TetR/AcrR family transcriptional regulator, giving the protein MTQRQRRVRDRTERGRRIVAAARELAEAEGWDAVTTRRLAALIEYSQPVLYSHFPGGKDAIMTAAALEGFTELAATLVAARAGGLAGVGEAYVAFAEEKPALYDAMFTLASELPFAEDDTPEVMKACFAALLAVIEPTAKEQDAGALTEVFWSTLHGLVTLDRGHRLSPAHRDERLALVVARFGARGD; this is encoded by the coding sequence ATGACCCAGCGACAACGGCGTGTGCGCGACCGGACCGAACGCGGGCGGCGGATCGTGGCCGCGGCCAGGGAGCTGGCCGAGGCGGAGGGCTGGGACGCGGTCACCACCCGGCGGCTCGCGGCCCTGATCGAGTACAGCCAGCCGGTGCTCTACAGCCACTTCCCCGGCGGCAAGGACGCGATCATGACGGCGGCCGCGCTGGAGGGCTTCACCGAGCTGGCCGCGACGCTGGTGGCGGCCCGCGCTGGAGGCCTCGCCGGGGTGGGGGAGGCGTATGTGGCCTTCGCCGAGGAGAAACCGGCCCTCTACGACGCCATGTTCACGCTCGCCTCGGAGCTGCCGTTCGCCGAGGACGACACCCCGGAGGTGATGAAGGCGTGCTTCGCCGCGCTCCTCGCGGTCATCGAGCCGACGGCGAAGGAGCAGGACGCGGGCGCGTTGACCGAGGTGTTCTGGAGCACGTTGCACGGCCTGGTGACCCTGGATCGCGGCCACCGGCTGTCCCCGGCCCACCGTGACGAGCGCCTCGCGCTGGTGGTCGCCCGCTTCGGCGCGCGGGGCGACTGA
- the cmk gene encoding (d)CMP kinase, whose product MVALDGPSGTGKTTVARKLAQRLGAGYLDTGAMYRMVTLAVLRAGIDPADADAVAALADGADFSIGTSPDRPEIRLAGADVATDIRGPEVTKAVSPVSAVPHVRELLVARQRRIIDDVLEHRGGIVVEGRDIGTVVAPDSPLKVYLTASADVRASRRSTQDTAAGRKSSVADALASVERRDHLDSTRTTSPLRAADDAVPVDTSELSIDQVIVALSELASHRGLLAGCNAEVAR is encoded by the coding sequence GTGGTCGCGCTGGACGGCCCGTCGGGGACCGGGAAGACCACCGTCGCGCGCAAGCTCGCCCAGCGTCTCGGCGCCGGGTACCTCGACACCGGCGCCATGTACCGGATGGTCACCCTCGCCGTGCTGCGGGCCGGGATCGACCCGGCCGACGCGGACGCCGTCGCCGCGCTCGCCGACGGTGCCGACTTCAGCATCGGCACCAGCCCCGACCGGCCCGAGATCCGGCTGGCCGGCGCGGACGTCGCCACCGACATCCGCGGGCCCGAGGTCACCAAGGCCGTCTCGCCCGTCTCCGCCGTGCCGCACGTGCGCGAGCTGCTCGTCGCCCGGCAGCGGCGGATCATCGACGACGTGCTGGAGCACCGGGGCGGCATCGTCGTCGAAGGCCGCGACATCGGCACGGTCGTCGCGCCGGACTCGCCGCTGAAGGTCTACCTGACCGCGTCCGCCGACGTCCGCGCGTCGCGCCGCAGCACGCAGGACACCGCCGCCGGGCGGAAGTCCTCGGTCGCCGACGCGCTGGCGAGCGTCGAACGCCGCGACCACCTCGACTCGACCCGCACCACCTCGCCGCTGCGCGCGGCCGACGACGCCGTGCCCGTCGACACCTCGGAACTGTCGATCGACCAGGTGATCGTCGCCCTCAGCGAGCTGGCCAGCCACCGCGGTCTCCTGGCGGGGTGCAACGCCGAGGTCGCTCGATGA
- a CDS encoding lysophospholipid acyltransferase family protein: protein MKADGLPEGSVGALHDAGRVFARYHLRSAFRVRVHGRERMPATGPVLVIANHSSMIEPQLIFGMLPRRSAFLVKAEMFTGLAGKFLRAIGQIPLKRGEIDRKPLLTAVGVLNGGGVVGIFPEGTRGAGDVGAAERGAAWLVRASGATVLPVATRGTRKPADGKRRWRPRVDILVGEPFTPKVGPGKTGLDQGTEELRGELAALVKTLDDWRSEHGFGSP from the coding sequence ATGAAAGCTGACGGACTGCCGGAAGGCTCCGTCGGCGCACTCCACGACGCCGGGCGAGTCTTCGCCCGGTATCATCTGCGGTCGGCCTTCCGCGTCCGCGTGCACGGCCGTGAGCGCATGCCCGCCACCGGGCCGGTGCTCGTGATCGCGAACCACAGCTCGATGATCGAACCGCAGCTGATCTTCGGAATGCTGCCGCGGCGTTCGGCGTTCCTGGTCAAGGCCGAGATGTTCACGGGCCTCGCCGGGAAGTTCCTGCGGGCCATCGGGCAGATCCCGCTCAAGCGCGGCGAGATCGACCGCAAGCCGCTGCTGACCGCGGTCGGCGTGCTCAACGGCGGCGGCGTCGTCGGGATCTTCCCCGAGGGCACCCGCGGTGCCGGGGACGTCGGTGCGGCCGAACGCGGCGCGGCCTGGCTCGTCCGGGCCTCCGGCGCGACCGTGCTCCCGGTCGCGACGCGGGGCACGCGCAAGCCGGCGGACGGCAAGCGGCGCTGGCGCCCGCGCGTGGACATCCTCGTGGGGGAGCCGTTCACGCCGAAGGTCGGCCCCGGGAAGACCGGGCTCGACCAGGGCACCGAAGAGCTGCGCGGCGAGCTCGCGGCGCTCGTGAAGACTTTGGACGATTGGCGTTCCGAACACGGATTCGGCTCGCCATAA
- the der gene encoding ribosome biogenesis GTPase Der yields MEELDSVGEVDGTWSDETEFARLDAQIEAAEAAEEAALGQPVLAVVGRPNVGKSTLVNRIIGRREAVVQDVPGVTRDRVAYDAYWGGRKFTLVDTGGWEPDATGLQASVAAQAELAMQTADAVLLVIDASVGATATDEAVSKVLRRSKKPVLLAANKVDDDRLLADTASLWSLGLGEPHPVSALHGRSSGDLLDAILKALPEAPREGGAASTGPRRVALVGKPNVGKSSLLNKLSGEERSVVDSVAGTTVDPVDSLVELDGETWRFVDTAGLRKRVNFAAGAEYYASLRTKTAIDAAEVAIVLLDAAEPISEQDLRVLTMVVEAGRACVLAFNKWDLVDEDRRHAMVRELERGLVRVPWAEKVNVSALTGRSVRKIAPALRTALASWDKRVPTGQLNAWLSDLIAATPPPVRGGKQPKVLFATQAGIRPPTLVLFTTGFLEAGYRRFIERKFREQFGFAGSPVRVNVRVREKKAKPKVGGKAARPAKSR; encoded by the coding sequence ATGGAAGAGCTAGACAGCGTCGGCGAGGTCGACGGCACCTGGTCGGACGAGACCGAGTTCGCCAGGCTCGACGCGCAGATCGAGGCGGCGGAAGCGGCCGAGGAGGCGGCGCTCGGGCAACCGGTGCTCGCCGTCGTCGGCCGGCCCAACGTGGGCAAGTCGACGCTGGTCAACCGGATCATCGGCCGCCGCGAGGCCGTCGTGCAGGACGTGCCGGGAGTGACCCGCGACCGCGTCGCCTACGACGCCTACTGGGGCGGGCGCAAGTTCACCCTGGTCGACACCGGTGGGTGGGAGCCGGACGCGACCGGGCTGCAGGCGTCCGTCGCCGCCCAGGCCGAGCTGGCCATGCAGACCGCGGACGCGGTGCTGCTGGTGATCGACGCCTCGGTCGGCGCGACCGCGACCGACGAAGCCGTCTCCAAGGTGCTGCGCCGCTCGAAGAAGCCGGTGCTGCTGGCCGCCAACAAGGTCGACGACGACCGGCTGCTCGCGGACACCGCGTCGCTGTGGTCGCTCGGGCTCGGCGAGCCGCACCCGGTCAGCGCGCTGCACGGACGCAGCTCCGGCGACCTGCTCGACGCGATCCTCAAGGCCCTGCCCGAAGCGCCCCGCGAAGGCGGCGCCGCCTCGACCGGCCCACGGCGCGTCGCGCTGGTCGGTAAGCCGAACGTCGGCAAGTCGAGCCTGCTGAACAAGCTCTCCGGCGAGGAGCGCTCGGTCGTCGACTCGGTCGCGGGCACCACCGTCGACCCGGTCGACTCGCTGGTCGAGCTGGACGGCGAGACCTGGCGGTTCGTCGACACCGCGGGCCTGCGCAAGCGCGTCAACTTCGCCGCCGGCGCCGAGTACTACGCCTCGCTGCGCACCAAGACCGCGATCGACGCGGCCGAGGTCGCGATCGTGCTGCTCGACGCGGCCGAGCCGATCTCGGAGCAGGACCTGCGGGTGCTGACCATGGTCGTCGAGGCCGGCCGCGCCTGCGTGCTCGCGTTCAACAAGTGGGACCTGGTCGACGAAGACCGCCGGCACGCGATGGTCCGCGAGCTGGAGCGCGGCCTGGTCCGCGTGCCGTGGGCGGAGAAGGTCAACGTCTCGGCGCTGACCGGCCGTTCGGTGCGCAAGATCGCCCCGGCGCTGCGGACGGCGCTGGCGTCGTGGGACAAGCGGGTGCCGACCGGCCAGCTCAACGCGTGGCTGTCCGACCTGATCGCGGCCACCCCGCCGCCGGTCCGCGGCGGCAAGCAGCCGAAGGTGTTGTTCGCGACGCAGGCCGGCATCCGGCCGCCGACGCTGGTGCTGTTCACCACCGGTTTCCTCGAGGCGGGCTACCGCCGGTTCATCGAGCGCAAGTTCCGCGAGCAGTTCGGTTTCGCGGGCAGCCCCGTTCGGGTGAATGTGCGGGTTCGCGAAAAGAAGGCGAAACCGAAGGTCGGCGGTAAAGCGGCCCGGCCCGCCAAATCCCGGTGA
- a CDS encoding Pls/PosA family non-ribosomal peptide synthetase, whose product MTVTVEPAGSVAEVTLAPVADRALLWSGLGAGERTLLDILAATAERHPNAAAIDDGTTTLTYRRLLEEIDAYGRRLRGYGVGLGDRVGIRISSGTAELYVAILATLSVGAAYVPVDADDPDERAELVFEEAQVAAVATDGKINVHSTPGGRAGVPGPADDAWIIFTSGSTGKPKGVAVSHASAAAFVDAEADLFLTEEPIGPGDRVLAGLSVAFDASCEEMWLAWRHGACLVPAPRALVRTGVDLGPWLVAQRITVVSTVPTLAALWPADALEDVRLLIFGGEACPPELAERVAVEGCEVWNTYGPTEATVVACAAQLTGEGPVRIGLPLAGWQLAVVNDEGEPVAMGETGELVIGGVGLARYLDAEKDAEKFAPLPSLGWQRAYRSGDMVRAEAEGLLFLGRLDEQVKLGGRRIELGEVDAALQALPGVQGAAAAIRRTKAGNQVLVGYVVPAAGVPFNQDEAANRLRAHLPAALVPLLAVVDDLPTRTSGKVDRAALPWPLSTVDAVGLSPTETWLAEGWAEILGVSVDDPKADFFTHGGGSLTAAQVVARIRTRHPQVSVADVYAHPKLGALAAMLDALSGQATERRDIAPTPRRAGIIQALLMVPLMGLVGLRWATLAAALSNVLSLLGFTWAPTLNWAWLGLAWVVLFSPAGRIAIAAGGARVLLSGVRPGTYPRGGSVHLRLWTAEKLAEFSGADSVAGASWMTTYAKALGARIGKDVDLHSPPPVTGFLKLGRGAAIEPEVDLTGHWVDGDRVHIGKVRVGAEARIGARSTLFPGVRIGKGAEIAAGSTVRGAVPAGQRWAGSPAGRVAKDERDALKWPSSRPPRSHFWATVYGATSLLLGFLPGIAALAGVAVLGYAIAGAPTLLDAFTRALVFVPVATLAYFAAYMLLVLVGVRSLSIGMVEGYHPVHGRIAWQVWATERLMSMAREGLFPVYASLFTPVWLRLLGAKVGRNVEASTVLALPKMTKVDSGAFLADDTMVATYELGHGWLHVAPARIGKQAFLGNSGMTAPGRSVPKRGLVGVLSSTPLKAKKGSSYLGMPPLPVRRAIGDADTSRTYTPALHLKAARALVELCRIIPVMCGVALTVSVAFGLLWAATAFGFGVALLLAGPALLAAGIVAALTATVLKWLLVGKFREIDHPLWSSFVWRNELADTFVEALAVPWLIGSIGGTPLLSAWLRTMGVKIGRGVWLETYWLPEADLVELGDGATINRGCVVQTHLFHDRIMSMSSVTLGEGATLGPHGIVLPGAGIGARTTVGPGSLVTRGDEVPADTRWLGNPISAWTGK is encoded by the coding sequence ATGACCGTCACCGTCGAACCCGCCGGATCCGTCGCCGAGGTGACCCTCGCGCCGGTCGCCGATCGGGCCCTCTTATGGTCCGGCCTCGGCGCCGGCGAGCGCACCCTCCTCGACATCCTCGCCGCCACCGCCGAGCGGCACCCCAACGCCGCCGCGATCGACGACGGCACCACGACGCTGACCTACCGGCGGCTCCTCGAGGAGATCGACGCCTACGGTCGCCGGCTGCGCGGCTACGGCGTCGGCCTCGGCGACCGCGTCGGCATCCGGATTTCCTCCGGTACCGCCGAGCTGTACGTCGCGATCCTCGCCACCCTGTCCGTCGGCGCCGCCTACGTGCCGGTCGACGCGGACGACCCGGACGAGCGCGCCGAGCTGGTCTTCGAGGAGGCCCAGGTCGCCGCGGTGGCCACCGACGGCAAGATCAACGTGCACAGCACGCCGGGCGGCCGTGCCGGCGTTCCCGGCCCGGCCGACGACGCCTGGATCATCTTCACCTCCGGTTCCACCGGCAAGCCCAAGGGCGTCGCGGTGAGCCACGCGAGTGCCGCCGCGTTCGTCGACGCCGAGGCCGACCTGTTCCTCACCGAGGAGCCGATCGGCCCGGGCGACCGCGTCCTGGCCGGCCTGAGCGTCGCCTTCGACGCCTCCTGCGAAGAGATGTGGCTGGCCTGGCGGCACGGCGCCTGCCTGGTCCCGGCGCCGCGTGCGCTGGTCCGCACCGGCGTCGACCTCGGCCCCTGGCTGGTCGCGCAGCGCATCACCGTCGTCTCGACCGTGCCGACGCTGGCCGCACTGTGGCCCGCCGACGCCCTCGAAGACGTCCGCCTGCTCATCTTCGGCGGGGAAGCGTGCCCGCCGGAGCTGGCCGAGCGCGTCGCCGTCGAAGGCTGCGAAGTCTGGAACACCTACGGTCCGACCGAGGCCACCGTCGTCGCCTGCGCCGCGCAGCTGACCGGCGAGGGCCCGGTCCGGATCGGCCTGCCGCTCGCCGGCTGGCAGCTCGCCGTGGTCAACGACGAGGGCGAGCCGGTCGCCATGGGCGAGACCGGTGAGCTGGTCATCGGCGGGGTCGGCCTGGCCCGCTACCTCGACGCCGAGAAGGACGCCGAGAAGTTCGCGCCGCTGCCGTCGCTGGGCTGGCAGCGCGCCTACCGCTCGGGCGACATGGTCCGCGCCGAAGCCGAGGGCCTGCTGTTCCTCGGCCGGCTCGACGAGCAGGTCAAGCTCGGCGGCCGCCGCATCGAGCTGGGCGAGGTCGACGCCGCGCTGCAGGCCCTGCCGGGCGTGCAGGGCGCGGCCGCCGCGATCCGCCGCACCAAGGCGGGCAACCAGGTCCTGGTCGGGTACGTCGTGCCCGCTGCCGGTGTGCCCTTCAACCAGGACGAAGCCGCGAACCGGCTGCGCGCGCACCTGCCCGCTGCGCTGGTGCCGCTGCTGGCCGTCGTCGACGACCTGCCGACCCGCACGTCCGGCAAGGTCGACCGCGCCGCCCTCCCGTGGCCGCTGTCCACTGTGGACGCCGTCGGGCTGTCCCCGACGGAGACGTGGCTCGCCGAAGGCTGGGCCGAGATCCTCGGCGTGTCGGTGGACGACCCGAAGGCCGACTTCTTCACCCACGGCGGCGGCAGCCTCACCGCCGCGCAGGTCGTCGCGCGCATCCGTACCCGGCACCCGCAGGTGTCGGTCGCCGACGTCTACGCCCACCCCAAGCTGGGCGCGCTGGCCGCGATGCTGGACGCGCTGAGCGGCCAGGCCACCGAGCGCCGCGACATCGCGCCGACCCCGCGTCGTGCCGGGATCATCCAGGCGCTGCTGATGGTGCCGCTGATGGGTCTCGTCGGCCTGCGCTGGGCGACGCTCGCCGCCGCGCTGTCGAACGTCCTGTCCCTGCTCGGGTTCACCTGGGCACCCACGCTGAACTGGGCGTGGCTCGGCCTGGCCTGGGTCGTGCTGTTCAGCCCGGCCGGCCGGATCGCGATCGCGGCGGGCGGTGCCCGTGTGCTGCTCTCCGGTGTCCGCCCCGGCACCTACCCGCGTGGCGGGAGTGTCCACTTGCGACTGTGGACGGCCGAGAAGCTCGCCGAGTTCTCCGGCGCGGACAGCGTCGCGGGCGCGTCTTGGATGACGACGTACGCGAAGGCGCTCGGCGCGCGGATCGGCAAGGACGTAGACCTCCATTCGCCGCCGCCGGTCACCGGGTTCCTCAAGCTGGGCCGCGGCGCGGCGATCGAGCCCGAGGTCGACCTGACCGGCCACTGGGTCGACGGCGACCGCGTGCACATCGGCAAGGTCCGCGTCGGGGCGGAAGCCCGCATCGGCGCGCGCAGCACGCTGTTCCCCGGCGTCCGCATCGGCAAGGGCGCGGAGATCGCGGCCGGGTCGACCGTCCGCGGCGCCGTCCCGGCCGGGCAGCGCTGGGCCGGTTCGCCCGCCGGGCGCGTGGCGAAGGACGAGCGCGACGCGCTGAAGTGGCCGTCGAGCCGCCCGCCGCGGTCGCACTTCTGGGCCACCGTCTACGGCGCGACCTCGCTGCTGCTCGGCTTCCTGCCGGGCATCGCCGCACTGGCCGGTGTCGCCGTGCTCGGCTACGCGATCGCCGGGGCGCCTACCCTTCTGGACGCCTTCACCCGGGCGCTGGTCTTCGTGCCGGTCGCGACCCTGGCGTACTTCGCCGCGTACATGCTGCTCGTGCTGGTCGGCGTCCGGTCGCTGAGCATCGGCATGGTCGAGGGCTACCACCCGGTGCACGGCCGGATCGCGTGGCAGGTCTGGGCCACCGAACGCCTGATGAGCATGGCCCGCGAAGGCCTGTTCCCGGTGTACGCCAGCCTGTTCACGCCGGTGTGGCTGCGGCTGCTCGGCGCGAAGGTGGGCCGCAACGTCGAGGCGTCGACCGTGCTGGCGCTGCCGAAGATGACCAAGGTCGACAGCGGCGCGTTCCTGGCCGACGACACGATGGTCGCCACCTACGAGCTCGGCCACGGCTGGCTGCACGTCGCCCCGGCGCGCATCGGCAAGCAGGCCTTCCTCGGCAACTCGGGGATGACCGCGCCCGGCCGGTCGGTGCCGAAGCGCGGCCTGGTCGGCGTCCTGTCGTCGACGCCGCTGAAGGCGAAGAAGGGCTCGTCGTACCTCGGCATGCCGCCGCTGCCGGTGCGCCGCGCGATCGGCGACGCCGACACGAGCCGCACCTACACCCCGGCGCTGCACCTGAAGGCGGCGCGGGCGCTGGTCGAGCTGTGCCGGATCATCCCGGTCATGTGCGGCGTCGCGCTGACCGTCTCGGTCGCCTTCGGGCTGCTGTGGGCGGCGACGGCGTTCGGCTTCGGCGTCGCCCTGCTGCTGGCCGGGCCCGCCCTGCTGGCCGCCGGGATCGTCGCGGCGCTGACCGCGACCGTGCTGAAGTGGCTGCTGGTCGGCAAGTTCCGCGAGATCGACCACCCGCTGTGGAGCTCCTTCGTCTGGCGCAACGAGCTGGCCGACACCTTCGTCGAGGCCTTGGCCGTGCCGTGGCTGATCGGCTCGATCGGCGGCACCCCGCTGCTGTCGGCGTGGCTGCGCACGATGGGCGTCAAGATCGGCCGCGGCGTCTGGCTCGAGACGTACTGGCTGCCCGAGGCCGACCTCGTCGAGCTGGGCGACGGCGCGACGATCAACCGCGGCTGCGTCGTGCAGACGCACCTGTTCCACGACCGGATCATGAGCATGTCGAGCGTGACCCTCGGCGAGGGCGCCACGCTCGGCCCGCACGGCATCGTGCTGCCCGGCGCGGGCATCGGCGCGCGCACCACGGTCGGCCCGGGCTCCCTCGTGACCCGCGGCGACGAGGTGCCGGCCGACACGCGCTGGCTCGGCAACCCGATCTCCGCGTGGACGGGTAAGTAG
- a CDS encoding M1 family metallopeptidase produces the protein MVSKAPAPAPGADTSGDPYLPAHGNGGYRTRHYALNLDYKVGPNRLSASAVITAEATQALSRVSLDFGEFRINRVLVDGKPAKYLKRGAKLHVRPAKSIAPGAGFTVEVHYVGNPRPVRSRWGDVGWDELTDGALVASQPVGAPSWFPCNDHPADKAAYSVTVTTASPYLVAVTGTLVERSTSASTTRWVFERPEPTSTYLMSVQIGRYDDVELSGRGWFPHAGVGLRRLSLGIGRASGQVESVFETVPQRAAVPSRLRRAFERDFGRQDRMMEFLQRLFGPYPFPEYVIVVTDDDLDDPIEAQGMAVFGANHVDGRRTHERLVLHELSHQWFGNSLTVADWRHIWLNEGFATYAEWLWSEESGGQSAQALARGWHTRIKARPADVRIADPGVSRMFDERVYKRGALTLHALRAEIGDAAFFALLKAWTGDHRHGLVTTAEFVALAEVYAARPLTAFFARWLDTPALPPLPGP, from the coding sequence GTGGTTTCGAAGGCTCCTGCTCCGGCACCCGGCGCGGATACTTCCGGTGATCCCTACCTCCCCGCCCACGGCAACGGTGGCTACCGGACCCGGCACTACGCCCTGAACCTCGACTACAAGGTGGGGCCGAACCGGCTCTCGGCCTCCGCCGTGATCACCGCGGAGGCGACGCAGGCGCTTTCCCGCGTCAGCCTGGACTTCGGCGAATTCCGGATCAACCGCGTGCTGGTCGACGGCAAGCCCGCGAAGTACCTGAAGCGGGGCGCCAAGCTGCACGTGCGCCCGGCGAAGTCGATCGCGCCGGGCGCCGGGTTCACGGTCGAGGTGCACTACGTCGGCAACCCGCGTCCGGTGCGGAGCCGCTGGGGCGACGTCGGCTGGGACGAGCTGACCGACGGCGCGCTCGTGGCGAGCCAGCCGGTCGGCGCGCCGTCCTGGTTCCCGTGCAACGACCACCCGGCGGACAAGGCGGCCTACTCGGTGACCGTGACGACGGCGTCGCCGTACCTGGTCGCGGTCACCGGCACCCTCGTCGAGCGGTCCACGTCGGCCAGCACGACGAGGTGGGTGTTCGAGCGGCCGGAGCCGACGTCGACGTACCTGATGAGCGTGCAGATCGGCCGCTACGACGACGTGGAGCTGTCCGGCCGCGGCTGGTTCCCGCACGCGGGGGTGGGCCTGCGGCGCCTGAGCCTCGGCATCGGGCGTGCCAGCGGGCAGGTGGAGTCGGTCTTCGAGACCGTGCCGCAGCGGGCCGCCGTGCCGTCGCGGCTGCGCCGGGCGTTCGAGCGCGACTTCGGGCGGCAGGACCGGATGATGGAGTTCCTGCAGCGGCTGTTCGGGCCGTACCCCTTCCCCGAGTACGTCATCGTCGTCACGGACGACGACCTCGACGACCCGATCGAGGCGCAGGGCATGGCGGTCTTCGGCGCGAACCACGTCGACGGCCGCCGCACCCACGAGCGGCTCGTCCTGCACGAGCTGTCCCACCAGTGGTTCGGCAACAGCCTGACGGTGGCCGACTGGCGCCACATCTGGCTCAACGAGGGTTTCGCGACCTACGCCGAGTGGCTGTGGTCGGAGGAGTCCGGCGGACAGTCGGCGCAGGCACTGGCCCGCGGCTGGCACACGCGGATCAAGGCCAGGCCGGCGGACGTCCGGATCGCCGACCCCGGCGTGTCGCGGATGTTCGACGAGCGGGTGTACAAGCGCGGCGCGCTGACACTGCACGCCCTGCGGGCGGAGATCGGCGACGCGGCGTTCTTCGCGCTGCTGAAGGCGTGGACCGGCGACCACCGGCACGGCCTGGTGACGACGGCCGAGTTCGTCGCACTGGCGGAGGTGTACGCGGCTCGCCCGCTGACGGCGTTCTTCGCCCGCTGGCTGGACACGCCCGCGCTGCCACCCCTGCCCGGCCCCTGA